TCAAATGGAAATAATTCAGCCAATTCGGTAATAATCTTATCCAGGTATTCATATACTTTTTCATTTGCCGGATTAAGAGTATTCTCATATATAGCAGCTGGACGGCCACCTGTATTCCAGTCTAGGAATGGAGCACCCGTTCTCACAAAATGATCTCCACTTTCAGGGAAACATGCTAGCTCGGGATAAGCAGCAAGAATTGCAGAACTATGACCAGGCACATCAACTTCAGGCATAATCTGAATATTTCTATCCAAAGCATACTTTACAATTTCCTTTATCTCTTCCTGAGTATAAAAACCTCCATAGTTTTTAGGTGCATCCGGATCAGGATCAGAGAAACCTCCAAACCATCCTATCTGTTCGGTACGCCATGCCCCAACCTCAGTAAGCTTTGGCAAACTTTTAATCTCTATACGCCATCCCTCATCATCAGTAAGATGCCAGTGGAAGATATTGTATTTATATTTTGCCATATTGTCGATATACTTCTTAATCTCATCCACTGTAAAAAAGTGGCGTGAAACATCAAGCATTAAACCTCTCCAGCCTACTCTTGGATAGTCTACTATCTCAATCTGAGGCAGTTGCCACGAAACATTACTCTCAAGCTTATCACTCTCTATCTGAGGAGGTAAAAGCTGAAAAAGAGTCTGCACACCATAATGCAATCCGGCAGGTTTATTAGCCTTCAAAGTGATCTTTTGATTAGTTACATTCAGTTCATAACCCTCATCACCAATCTTTTCATTTCTGCTGCTATTTAAAACAAGTTCGATATTAGCATTAGAATTATTCTCGGTGATTGTTACTTTCTTACCCGGTGCAAGAGAAAGCTTCTCCTTTAGAAGGTTATTTACATATTCGGTTTCTCCTCCCTTTGGAACAGAAACAACTATCTCATCCGGTAACACGTAGTGACCACCTTTCTTATTCACAGATACCGGCTCCGGAATAATTGAAACTGCACGCTCAACCTGTTGTGCGTTTCCGGTAAGACTAAACATTATCACTAAAATTAATAGTAAATTATTCTTCATTTTGATATTGCTGTTAAATTTTATATTTGAATTTTTTATTATCACAAACGTACAAAAAAACTTATAATAACTATTTAATTAAATATAGATTAAGAATATATCATAGGGACATTGTCTTTATCCTCCTCATTAATTTATGACGTCGATATGAAGATAGTATGAAAAAGATAAGAGGATGATACGGACAATGTATGGGCGATGCATGGTCAATATTCAATCCTGACATGAGAAGTGATCACTATTATTCAGTCCTAAAACTCAATAAAATCGGGATGAACTCCTGTGCGTCTATTTCTATCCAGTTTATCAATCTGTTTTATTTCATCATCTGAGAGTCTAAAATCGAATATATCTATATTTTCGGCGAGTCTCTCTTCATGTGAAGATTTTGGTATTGTAACAATCCCTTTCTGAATATTCCATCTGAGAACTACCTGAGCA
This portion of the Lascolabacillus massiliensis genome encodes:
- a CDS encoding beta-N-acetylhexosaminidase; translated protein: MKNNLLLILVIMFSLTGNAQQVERAVSIIPEPVSVNKKGGHYVLPDEIVVSVPKGGETEYVNNLLKEKLSLAPGKKVTITENNSNANIELVLNSSRNEKIGDEGYELNVTNQKITLKANKPAGLHYGVQTLFQLLPPQIESDKLESNVSWQLPQIEIVDYPRVGWRGLMLDVSRHFFTVDEIKKYIDNMAKYKYNIFHWHLTDDEGWRIEIKSLPKLTEVGAWRTEQIGWFGGFSDPDPDAPKNYGGFYTQEEIKEIVKYALDRNIQIMPEVDVPGHSSAILAAYPELACFPESGDHFVRTGAPFLDWNTGGRPAAIYENTLNPANEKVYEYLDKIITELAELFPFDYIHTGGDEAPYTFWEKSSDVKELMARENLKNMAEVQSYFGHRVEEIILSKGKKMMGWDEILEGGISPTTALMSWRGVKYGIEASNSEHYVVMSPTNFVYLDYMQADVATEPRVYASLRLNQTYKFDPVPEGANAKYILGGQANLWTEQIYNIRQAEYMTWPRGFAAAESLWSPRENKDWDKFVSKTEDHFKRFDYAKTKYSPAIYDPSISVTKEGDDYYVTLTPEIKGLDIYTSFDASTPDNFYPKYTEAQKIPKDADIMRIITYRGDKPIGRLISIPVEDLRKRVR